The following coding sequences lie in one Primulina eburnea isolate SZY01 unplaced genomic scaffold, ASM2296580v1 ctg524_ERROPOS1344499, whole genome shotgun sequence genomic window:
- the LOC140821338 gene encoding uncharacterized protein produces the protein MAGRPPRNNRNPRYANVNNRNNNDEDPNADGNPPPRVGLSQVDLMAIATIVATTIQGLGNPNGNGNQQPQPPPAQNGIKYYYESLRKNRCPVFKGDADPESSQSWLKSVETQLQLLEIPEAHKVEVIVPFLEDKASKWWETVSPTLTAAGAITWQQFRDVFLKQYFPAEVRLQKLSEFENFSQTLDMSVVDYTSQFNDLETYAPTIMADEVLKMHRYKKGLISRIQSSLAVYQPTSFADLMGAAIRAETDIKRRENENKNKRPLTGHLSQGKPPFKRPNQSSGSFKGASSHPTYQEPKMCPKCNNCHSGECHRQTGACSIRSTKPNADANPNKPRENKPNARVFAITQEEADDANDVVAGTIFVNEMPAYVLFDSGATHSFISKRFTKKLGLTPELLVEPFRVATPTSKTIEILRVHRKCKICINEHLFQAELKQLNMVEFDVILGMDWLARNNAMVDCKGKSVRLRTPNQKEVVYHGKSKERKSLLSASQAWKAMKSGADIYLATVNVVKEEIELKPRDIPIVRDFPDVFPEELPGAVPDREIGFEINLVPEAAPISKAPYRMAPAELKELKEQLQELLDKKQIRPSASPWELQYFLSRRKMGA, from the exons ATGGCCGGAAGACCTCCCCGAAACAATCGCAACCCGCGATACGCAAACGTTAACAACCGCAACAACAATGATGAAGATCCGAATGCTGACGGCAATCCACCTCCCAGAGTGGGCCTGAGCCAAGTAGATTTAATGGCTATAGCCACCATAGTCGCAACAACTATCCAGGGTTTGGGAAACCCCAATGGTAACGGTAATCAGCAGCCACAACCACCACCGGCACAGAATGGGATCAAGTATTATTATGAGTCCCTTCGTAAGAACCGTTGCCCAGTGTTCAAGGGAGACGCCGACCCTGAGAGTAGCCAGAGTTGGTTGAAAAGCGTGGAAACCCAACTGCAACTGCTAGAGATACCGGAGGCACATAAAGTAGAGGTGATAGTGCCATTCCTGGAGGATAAGGCAAGCAAGTGGTGGGAAACCGTCTCACCTACCCTGACAGCCGCCGGAGCAATCACTTGGCAACAATTCAGAGATGTCTTTCTCAAACAGTACTTCCCAGCAGAAGTCAGACTTCAGAAACTGAGCGAGTTTGAGAATTTCTCGCAAACTCTAGACATGTCAGTGGTGGATTACACCTCCCAATTCAATGACCTTGAAACTTATGCCCCGACAATCATGGCAGATGAAGTTCTAAAAATGCACAGATACAAGAAGGGTTTGATCAGCCGTATCCAGTCATCCTTAGCAGTTTACCAACCTACAAGCTTTGCTGATTTAATGGGAGCAGCGATAAGAGCTGAGACGGATATCAAGCGTCGGGAGAACGAGAACAAGAATAAGCGACCTCTTACTGGACATTTATCTCAGGGGAAGCCACCATTCAAGAGACCGAATCAGTCCAGTGGATCATTTAAAGGTGCTTCGTCCCACCCAACTTACCAAGAACCAAAGATGTGCCCCAAATGTAATAATTGTCATTCTGGAGAATGCCACCGACAGACGGGAGCATGTTCAATT AGAAGTACCAAGCCTAATGCTGATGCTAACCCCAACAAGCCAAGGGAGAATAAGCCCAACGCTCGTGTGTTTGCAATAACCCAAGAAGAAGCAGATGATGCAaacgatgtcgtggcaggtaccaTTTTTGTCAATGAAATGCCagcttatgtgttatttgatagtggtgctactcattcattTATATCTAAGAGGTTCACTAAGAAACTAGGGCTTACGCCTGAATTACTAGTTGAACCATTTAGAGTAGCGACTCCTACTAGTAAGACAATCGAAATACTTAGAGTGCACCGAAAGTGTAAAATCTGTATCAATGAGCACCTATTCCAAGCAGAATTGAAACAACTGAACATGGTGGAGTTCGATGTCATCttaggaatggattggttagcaagAAACAATGCGATGGTAGATTGCAAGGGAAAGAGTGTTAGGCTCCGAACCCCGAACCAAAAAGAGGTCGTGTATCATGGCAAATCCAAGGAACGGAAGTCACTTCTTTCCGCATCCCAAGCATGGAAAGCCATGAAATCTGGAGCAGATATCTATCTAGCAACGGTTAACGTAGTAAAGGAAGAGATTGAACTTAAACCGAGGGACATCCCTATCGTGCGAgatttcccagacgtctttccagagGAACTACCAGGGGCAGTCCCGGATCGAGAAATTGGGTTCGAAATCAATTTAGTGCCCGAAGCGGCACCCATCTCCAAGgcaccgtacagaatggcaccagctgAACTTAAGGAGCTAAAGgagcaacttcaagaattgctagacaaaAAGCAGATTCGACCAAGTGCGTCTCCATGGGAGCTCCAGtactttttgtcaagaagaaagatgggagcatga